One Rhinolophus ferrumequinum isolate MPI-CBG mRhiFer1 chromosome 10, mRhiFer1_v1.p, whole genome shotgun sequence genomic window, cCAGAGTTAGCAAAATAGTAGTTCTCCtcaaataacaaaatactaaTGAGAAGAACTATgctatatttcttttctcccaaCATCATCCTTAATTTGTGAGCGTTGCAATACACATGGGAGATGAGATAAGATATTTTGGGTCTCACATTTTAAGATGGAATCTGGTAAGCAGTGGGGGGATCCCTTGTAAAGAATAATTTAGGTGTACAATTCCAAATAAATTCCTCTGATCCTTTGCCAAAAAGAGGCCTCAAATAGCCATGTagttcaatcattcattcaaccaatattttatagttaataaCAATGAGGTTTCAGAAAACCATTTtacagaaattttcaaatttgtagcACAAGAAATGCATTGTGATTGTGGGGGATGCTATAATCTCTGTTTCATATCTCACCATATCAATTAAGTCTTGAATCACCATAAGGTGTGAATTTTTCATGGCACAGTCATTTTTACTTTCATTCCAAGATTTCCTATGTTCAGCAACCCAGTAGCATTTCCCCCCATGTAGTTTCCAGTCATCAGAGGGACATGACTTATGAGCGGTTGAAGAGTTGGAAGAAACTAGGAGAaaaaaggtaattaaattaaGTAGATCTGTAGCCCTAGTATAATTATACAAAAGTGCAATcgtgtgttcattcattcattcttttttctccatttaattcaTTCTCTtagaaatatatcattttctcTATGAGTAGGCAAAACACCAGACACTacgaaaaaaaaacaacaaaacttccAAGCTATAGGGATTTAAATTAtacaggaaaaatagaaattagtgATTTTATTTAGTGGTCCACCAATGAACCGGATATTTTAGAAGTCATATATTACATTGGAAAAATCTTTCTTGGAAAAAATTTGTGTAATAGGTAAAACTCAGATAGATTAATCCTCCCATACACAAAAAAGGGTCTTGACATCCAAAAGCATGCTGGTAGCAGATAGTtctcatttataatatttgtcAGTAGATTTAGATGGTAACACACAGGCATCCTAGATATGTGAACAATTTATTGTCCTGtcaaataaatattctttgaaaacacacacatacgtacatacaCCCAAACCATTGGAGAGTGAACAAAAACGGCAAATTTTGGAGCTGACGCTTGAAAGGTATGGCAAGGTAAAAGTTGCCAATTTTTACAACTTTTAGCCTAAGACAGCCAATGTTGCTGCCAtgtagaatgaataaaatttaaatagacacTCTGTAGTATTTCTAGCCTGGATAACCAGAGAATAGAATTTGGGGAAACAACAGATGCTAGAAATGAAGAGTGAATcccataaaagagaaaacataaagggTTTTTACCAATTTCTGCATGTAAAGTTTTCCAAGTCTTTGTGTGTGAAAGCTAGATTACAGCTAAGGATCAAAGAACTGAATTGAGATTTGAGCTGCTgtccaaaaaatagaaatttaaatttgacTCGAACTATACCAAGTACCtgctaaaacagaaaaatcaacactATTTGGAGAAATATGTCAGAATCCATAGACTTCTCGGCCTAACTTTCAAAATGTCCAGAGCACAGTATCAAATCATTTCACataagaaaaaccaagaaaatatgaCCAATTCTAAAGAGAAAGGGAATCAATGCAGCCTATCAGGAAAATGAtgcagatgttagaattatcagaCAAGTATTTTGAAGTAGCTTTTATAAACATACTCAAGGTTGTGAAAGAAAACATgcttttaattaatgaaaagatAGGGTACTTCAGCTAAGAAATACAGACTATAAAAAAGAACTACATGaaatttagaattgaaaaatataatacaacataTGATATAAAAACTTCATTGGATAAGCTTAAAACACAGAGAATTAGTAGAAAATCTGGTTAGTGAACTTGAAATtgtctaatataaaaaaaaaataacaaaaatgaagttGAAAAAGTATACAAAACCTCAAGGATTTGCAGGACAATGTAAAAATATCTAACATACATGAAATTAAAGTCCTAGAACCAGAGGAGAgagtaaacaaagcaaaaataagataATGGCTACAGTTTCCCCAGATTgtttaaattcataaatttataCTTTCAAGAAGCTCAGCAAACCCAAAgcaagataaatatgaaaaaaaaatcatatgtaagaatgaaaaagttagacttaAAATCAAAGAtagagaaacaaaactcattacattagctcatttttctcatttgccttTCCTCACTCTTCCGCTGTCACTTGCCCAGAGGGGTTTTCCCTTGCCTTTTACACGTAAAATAGAACCTCACACTCTATGCCTCTACATACTTTGATTTTTATCTACTTCATTTGTCTCTACCACACTGCTCAGGCTTGGTtactcaatataaaaaaaaaaaaaaataggcaatataaaataatgttaccCATTGGGGTGATTGATCCAGATTCACTTTTCCCAGGGcagtatttctcttttgattcatTATCCACTTCATTATGTCTTGCAGATTTGAAACGGAtaactaatgaaagaaaaaaaacatattttcctaaTTAATTACAAAGCACAAAACCACTGGGTTCTAGTGATTCTGAGAATTTCACTGATGTGGAAAATTTGTAGTaagttaaattattaaaatttatggggaaaacaacatttttcttaagatttggatttacttttcactttttattaatcTTATTAATGTTAACTTGAAGGGGATTGGAAAAATACTATCTGGGATTAGAGGGATACTCACTTGATATTTCCCCGCCCTGGAGCTTtcatacttattttaataaacacaaaataaccaGCTCTGGATATAAGTCTCATTTAGATAGTTTATGTTTAGTGAGTTCCTGTTAATTATATCAGGTGTCACCTGATTCATTGACAGGggattttatgttttggtttcgATTCATGATTCTGTTCCTTTCGAGATTCTGCATGTAAAGGCTGCATATAGAAGGGTAGGGTGCCTTTTTTCTGAAATGAAGCGGATATCTTTCTGATGGCCATttaactgaaattacttttggtAATTTATACAACTGAAGTTACTTTTGGTAATTTACACAATGGTTTGTATTAAGCAATTAAATCTATTTTAGTAACAAACAAATATCTATCACTAACAAATTACTATTTTAGTAACAAATCTATTGACCTTAacataacaaaaagaaatataaaagaaaattttaatgctAATTGTTTTTTGATTCCCTCCTCCCTATTTTTATAGCCTCAGTTAGGCCACtgattagttattttaaaatagtgaaaccATTTACCCCTTTGGGGTTTAGATTGTTCATCTCTACTAGAGGTTTGACCTTGACTTCTAGCGCTCTTTCCAGTTCTAGGATTCTATCACTCTGCCTATttacttataattaaataataatgattcaTGATTACTATCATTGGCAAGGGTTCAGATATGCTTTGGCCTGTTCTAGGGTTTAGTTTAATCTGGAAATCTAAATTCCTTGGGATATATATACTATCTGTATATTACCTTAGTTCTATAGATATTCATGAATAACTTTTCTCCaagcatttattcaataaaatatcaaagtatTTGCCATGTGAATAATTAGATTATATTCAGTTATGTCTAAAGTACAtgagtacaattttaaaatggttgcttgaattaatttgaaacaaatttcTCACTTATGGATACAAGATTGATAATGCCCAAGAGTAGTTAATAGGAATATTTTCACAGAAGTACACTTTCgaatttaatttgctttcatCTGAATGTGGTTTTAGAGAAGCTTGTGCATAGCCCACTATCAAACTGCACTGGGAAATCCAATATGTGAtcttgattataaaatatatgtaaatgtaatcTTGACATCTCTTTTCTTTACTGATGAActgaatttataatatatactatgtCACATGCTGAAATTCTATGGAAAATCTCtaattttaattgtgtttcaAATTTCACACTTTTTGTGAAGTTGCACTATACTGTTTAGGAACCACTTGAATAGCAAACACAATTACAGCATGTCATGAGAGAATAATACCTTGGGATAAATGAACAGTATTGCCAATTACTTACCAAAAATGCTGAGCACAATTACTATTACAAGGAGGATAATGGTCATTGCACATCCAACTTTCAGGAAAATTCCATGATGGTGAGAATCTACAAAATCGGACAGATTTCACTAGTAAGCCCAGTAGATAATTCTTTAGGTGGTGAGAGGTGGGAAAGGGCTAAATAAACTTTCTCAGTTATGCTCCTTAGTTACTTTCTTTTGAAATAGACCCAGCTtcctttctcacacacacacacacacacacacacacacacacacacacacacacttgcttttCTAGTTTGTGAAAAAGGGGACCAACAAATCcaaaaataattgcagtataTCAGTTTCACTAGATATGTGATATctaatacacacatatgtatgatGCTGAGAAAGTACTAAAATAACTGTTgttaaaatataatcaattacAAAATCAAGTGTCAAGACTAATTAACCTGAACATTTATTTAGTGGAGTATTATTATAGAGTGCTTTGTCATATGTTCAAATCATCCTTATTATCAGGTAAAACATTTTTACAGGAAATTTATTAATTCTCAGAACATAAAAGTGACCATATATTTATCaggtaaaacaatgaaaattgtgCCAGTCACaataatcataagaaaaatgtGACGCTACCTCTTCACATGTGTTTAATGTGAAAAACTGAGGTTAGAGTCCTaaaaacttacaaaataaaatttcagattgGATAAAAGCACTGACATAAGGGATATTAGGTCATTTTTTTTaggcccctgtggggacagagccccaaaaagcagtttccaggctctcggcctcacatagaaaggtgctggctcaggtagtaaatggccatcgactgcgatcaaatggccagcagctgtggctagttggccgtcagctgtaaccagtgagccattggccatgaatataactgccgtggctaggctagcagaaaaaggggggagctagcaagaagatggtggctgagtctgcaagcagcacagtgagagttgagaattgtgttgctcctggttcctgtgtctccaacccagccgccagtgagagtatagtggtgtgactcccctacctatggctccgtgggtgttcctttttggcctagccatatcctgcgttcttatgtggggagtgggaccagagaccccaccggacgcccTGAATGACAGCCCCTGAAGTAAGATTTCAGAAAAGCATGAATGTCTGAATCTTAGCCTGGGATATTCTCATTGGAATGTTCCCTGATAttcttcatttatattctttttttcgtTTTCATTGATATTCTGCTACATCTCATGGTGATAGCCCTCTTTGTTTTACATCTTGCAGAACCaatgaacttaaaatatttttgagtatctaataaaatccatttatatattcattcatctatACATTCCTTCACTTACCAAGTATCTATTAATGTCTTTTAATGCACCTAGTACTGTGTGAGGTGCTTGGAATACAAAGGTTAAGAGATTAGCAAGATGGTTTCAACGCACATGAGGTTCTAAAAAGGTAAGTAATTTAATCGTTATATGCTTGTGTTTCCTCATCCTTAATGTTAGAATATTGAACTAGATAGCATTAAAGATGTCCCTAAATCTCTAAAGCAAGAAAGGAGTAAATTTCTATccttaaaaggaaattaaatcaactctcccccaacccccaaaaaagGCAGAATCAAAAATATTGGTTTTATTGTTTGAACTGAGTGAAAATAACCTCTATAAGAATGGACTAATTTGCATGAGATTTTTTTTAGGGGTGGAAGAATAAGAATACAACTCTAATCCATGTTGCTTTTCAAATTAAATTCCCtcatctcagaaaataaaagcacccagtctagggagaaaagaaagcaaataagcTTCTATTGGTTCAGTTAGAGaggtaatgtttaaaaataagaaataacatgctcctgcaactaaagaaaaacatacatCAGATTCAATGATAactacaaacttaaaaatataaaagaaaaaaagtcattctttggaaacataaaaaagcaaaacagattcGTTTCACAAGGGCAAGTGCAATGAAGAGACTAAATTATTgaactattttatataaattttataatacaaaaaaattcttaACCCAGACGAAAGAATATAAATGCAACATGGAAATTTCCCTAATGCTTCAGGTAATAGAAAATACACTGGATTTGAAAATCTACCATTTTTGAGGTGGTTTGTGATTAAGGTACAATGTTATCTTTAGCGATATGCCTAACTCTtcacattccaaaaatatttcattactcAGATAGTAATTAATTCTaaactttatgaaataaaatactaacatttCATGTCTCCTTAACTTAACATTTTTATCCTATCAAAATGCAAAttccaaaaagataaataacaatgTGAATAATTGCCAGGGATATTTTCTTCAGTGTAAACGAATTTATCATCTTACGTTAAGAGGTCAGATTTGATCAGGGAGTGAGTAAAGCTGAAGAGCAAAAAGGGGTCATGAGTACAGATGTCACTGTGTGACATGAATGTTCACCAGGAGAAATATAAAGATGATAGAGGCtatgaaaagcaaaagcaaagttCTATATATTAAAACTAAAGTTACAATTAGCTTTATGAATGTTTTGTTTCATGAAAAAATTCACTCTTATTCTTGCATTTAATAAGTTTTACTTTGAATTCAGTTTCCTATTTCCAgtaagacacagacacaggacagaaataaatgagatttaaagaaaaatattaactttacaAGGAGTCTTAAATCCAACTTACCAGATCTTGGCTGCGGAgatgaatgttttaaatgaaaagaccTAGCAGTTTTGATATCAGCATAGACTATATCTTCAGTCATTGCATGTATTAAAAAGGGAGTGATGACCACAAATGATGAAGACCACTGAAGGGAGTCTCGTATTTCTGCAAACAAACTTCTATTAACTAAATTGATACAGAAGATTTCCTTCCGCTCCCCCAGGTTTGACGTACTTCTACGAATAAGATAAAAAGGCAATATGTTCAGTGTTATCAATCAAGGTAATAGATTGTTGAATGCTTCCATGTTATGGAAGAAAACTACTAACCATACAATAATTGCTTGCTCTTCGGTTagctttttgtttaaatttggaATACTTTCTTAACTTTCAATATATACAGATGATATTGCATCACTTTCTCCTATAAACCACTTCCTTTCTTAGTTCAGACATACCTCTGGCAGAAATGTAACCATCCAAAATTTTCTCTAAAGTAGAAAGCAATTCGGGAGGGTcaaggaaaaggagagattttCTTTGGGATTGTAACCCTGAGGCCTCTGTTGGAGCAGGAAGGGGCATCAGGGATGATAAGACAGATGGGGCAGGTCTGAACTGTTGTTGATGTTTGAAGACTTTGCATAGGCTGACAACACAGCGTTGGGTCGTCAGGCTATTTGTTCAGGTGGGGTCCCCGCAGCAAGAACCACATTAGCTTCTGGCCTATTTTTACTGGACCTTTTATGGGGATGGCCTTTTGGCTTTCTGAGCTCCCTCTCTGTCTCAGGCCTTTCCCACAGCCTGTCCCATTCCTGGGATTAGTCAGTTTCTCCCAGATCCTCAATGGATGGCCCAACAGCGTAACTGTCTTGTACTACAACTGGGCTCAGCATGGACATCCGCGTCCCATACCAGGTTTTGGGGGCAGACTAGAATTATCTTGGCTTTAATTCCTGCAGTGAATGTGACCCGATCCAGGTCTTTAAAGGCAGGGGCATAGATGGCTTGTCTCATTTCCAGTTCCCTAATTGTTTGTTTACCTCTTCTATAAATTTCTAGGTTCCCATGTACCCAGGGGGAGGTCCCTCCCTGGGCCAAACCTCCCTGAATAATTCAATCTATAAGAAAATAAGCACCTTGAATCTCTTGCTCCCCACCACCATGCAGGGTGTGTGTTGACAATGCCcgttttctctgtttccttccagGTCATAAAATGCTACCACCCTTCTTCTCCCCGTATCCCATAGCTTCCATAACCATGCCTGAACATTTGCCCTGGACTTTTGCTGGAACTTGGCAGCTGTATCAATCAACTAACTCAATAGGAGTATATTCTCTCATCATGAATGTTTCCTGAATTGGGGGCTGCTCAGCTGGCTGGGGTTGTTATTGCTGagtttttgctttcctttgcATTAGGGGTTGAGGGCATGGGACATTTAGACCATTTCACTGTCAATCACAACATCCTCTTCTTCCCTCTACCCACTTTCCCAGGGATCCCACCTCTTAATGTCACAATCAGTCTTTGTCACAAGCTCTTGGACCTTAATCCATGGCAATGTGTACCTTCTTAGGTTTGCAAAGCAGCACACTAAGGTCTCCAGCTTATCCTGCTCTCTCACTTGTCTGTCAGCCCTGAAACTAGCAGACTAGTGGACAACCACACATCCATCTCTAACCTCAGCTCTTCTTCCAACTTCCTGATTTGAGTTTCAGCTTCTAGTTGGGTTTCAGTGGCCAACTGAACTGCCCACAGTAGAAACCAGACCACTGTGGCCATCATCCATTAGCTTCTTAGGTACAGTATGCTCTGCACAGTCGCTTAAATAAGTGCATTAAAGCATCTGGTGTTTTCGGCATGACCCTGTACTCATGCAGCAATCCATGAACATCTAACATATGGGCCACGTTTCTCCACATAGAGGTTGATGTCCAGTTGGAGACTTCCCCTGAGGATGACTCTTTTCCAAGATTTATTTCATTGGTCTCCTGGCTGGCTCATCAGTTGTTAGTTGACAAACTGGTCCCTGTACACAGAGaacaaggagagactgaagaaagaggcagacactCCAGATTGATAGGGGGCTTAGATCTTATAAGTAAGCAAAGGAACTTATAAGACTTATCTTGGGCAACTGAAAAACGAGTAGATTTTTGGACCTTTCCACCAGAATCtcaaaagtttatatagagaccTTAtctgagttcattatatattcagtccagatggtctcaacaacacctGATTCTCTCAAGACTGTCCTTGGAACAGCACCCACTTTGGAATAGTATAGGCAGAGcgtacattccaaggacaggaaAGGAGGGTGAGGAACCTGGAACTGACCAGGTCAAGCTTGAGGGTCAACCAGTGGTCGCATACTCTTGATTACCATCTCTAACAAAGAGGCATTTTTGTGCTTAGAAAAAGGCCTTAAAATAGTAATGCTTAAGGAATAATGGTTAATAATAAATCGTAAGCATTCTTAAGAAGTTTGAAAAGTCCCTTTCCCCaacaacatctttaaagtacaATGCAGGAAAATAAGACACAACAGCacaataaaagattaaaagtCAATAGTGTTAAAATGTCAAAGACACAGAATAGACAATAGTATATTAAGTAACTATATTTAGAAAGGAGTCTAAGAAAAGGGAAGTTTTGAAAACAAGAGTGTCATACAGttatgaaaaggggaaatatggtttaaaataaaGAGGAACATTTTAGCTTACAAGAACCATGCAATCATTAACTTCATATTCACATAAAGAAATTGATGCTTAAGCTAAAGTAAAGGAAACCAAT contains:
- the CLECL1P gene encoding killer cell lectin-like receptor subfamily F member 1 isoform X2, whose translation is MTIILLVIVIVLSIFVIRFKSARHNEVDNESKEKYCPGKSESGSITPMVSSNSSTAHKSCPSDDWKLHGGKCYWVAEHRKSWNESKNDCAMKNSHLMVIQDLIDMSFLWQHLHHPATFWIGLSIPSGGKSWNWVDNNSFDSRLFSTQNKQRTRNMKCAQVVCSQ
- the CLECL1P gene encoding killer cell lectin-like receptor subfamily F member 1 isoform X1 gives rise to the protein MTIILLVIVIVLSIFVIRFKSARHNEVDNESKEKYCPGKSESGSITPMVSSNSSTAHKSCPSDDWKLHGGKCYWVAEHRKSWNESKNDCAMKNSHLMVIQDLIDMSFLWQHLHHPATFWIGLSIPSGGKSWNWVDNNSFDSRLFSTQNKQRTRNMKCAQVSQIGIAPKKCEDNKQWICQL